The sequence CTAGAAAATGAACTTAGTATAGTAAGTATTATAAAATGGTATAACTCATACTATATGCGGACTTGTGCTTGCTAATTCGGTCAACTCCCCCTACACACATAACACACACTTATGATGGAGGGCGAGAGGGCACGAGCGAGCGATGATCGACACGGTGGATTTCGTGGTAATATGGTTTTATCGGAgactaaaaaatatgaaaaaaatacacaaacgAGAAATTTAGCGATTCAAATTGCGGCATGTGCAGTCCCGATATGGAACGTAGAAGAGTAGGGTGTTCCTAGAAAACATTTGGAAAATCATGATACTTAACTCTACGATGAGGAGCAACAGTGAAGAACTGGTCACCAAAATTCACGGTAATAAATATATGCAAAAAcagatttcttttttcttttatgATCATTTGTGTGCTAACgtatttttatcaatttgagCAATAATTTAgactacatgttttgaaaaacagATTCATAAGCTGGAAGGGAAAACGTTAGCCAATAATTTGTTTATAGACAAAGAAGATTTTTGATCATGTCATGATTCTTTtgtattaaattaatttattattcacGTGAAATTTCccttcaaaattatttagtcTGAAATCtctgaaaactaaaaaacatgtttgcgtTTTGACCAAGTATTGAAGTTAATAAAACGTTCAACTATCTGATTTTTACGTAGGATTATTTTCAACTGTCAAAGAAATTAGTTTTTATTAGCCTTTTAGTGTTTCTGAAGATTGATAAGATGCCTAAAGATGCACATCATTCTAGGGATGAGCATCATgagtttttcaatgtttcttttTAGGAACGCCCAATTGGAGTATTACGCGAACGAAAACTCGTTTGCGATATGTGTTTGACCTTTTTCCTTTTGTTTGTGGACATTGTAATCAAttattacatttatttttaaaaagatCAAATATATGATATGTATTTGTGAATAGTCAAATGTTTTTGTTTGGATGGAATcgagaagaaaaaacaaattaaagtAAAGGAAAAGGGCCACGTGGAACACATTACTTCCATCTCTTCCAGGCCGCTGATTAACTCACTTAATAAGGCATGCCTGTCCAAGCGACTGCCACATGCATTTCTTTTTAGTTCAATAGAGCAATAGACACCACATACGAGAATGGGGGATGCTGATCCCGACAGACACATACACATGAGAGGTACACACACGGATGGACTCGCGTGATTCACAGTAGACGCTCCACAGGGACCATGCCGCAGAGGACTCGTCCTCCTCTGTTGTCCCTCGTTCGCCGCCAGGCGCTCAGCTCCGTTCGCCAGAACACAGATTTCTGCGACGGACAGACCGATGAACATGCACATATGGGACCTACAAAACTATGACTGTGTATACGAGAATTTTATGTTGAGCAAATTACCATCGTCTCTTACGACTGATTCCATTACGACCAATCGCACAGCGACAGTTGGCTGTTGGCACACTCAGGACACCAAACAGGGAAAAACAACCTCCATGAGAAATTTGCCCCGGATCTCATCAAGCAGTCAATTGATTTGCTCTCTGAGGTGATATTcagtttggattgattggatgtTGATGTTTTAGAGGGCGTGCGTGTGAATGCGATCGTGACGAACACAAACCCACCCACACTCACACTGGTGCAGAATGCACACAATGTTAGGATTAGCAAAGAAGCGAACACATACAACTATAAATAAATGAGGGAAGAGAAGATGTTTGTTAAATTATGCCAGCGCTTTCTGAGGATACATACCAGTTTCTTTTTGAGCGCCTCGTAGATCACGAAGTGAATCACCGTCTCCGAGATGCCAAAGTAGCTGGCGGTAATGCCCTTGTAGAAGCCTCGGATGCCCTGGCTTTCGTAGATTCGCTTCACGCATTCCGTCACAGTCAGTTTGGTGTTAGAATCTAGCTGGAGTCGTGTCTTGACGAACCAAATTGGATTGGTGAGGGTGGCCGACACGAAGCCGGCGCACGATGCACTCATGATGTGCACCAACGGCGAGTTGGCTGGTATGATACTAAAATGTTCGAGAAATGATGGCGTTATGCTTCGTTCTGGTTTTTAGATCCATTAGTACAGGTACTTACCCAACCGTGTTCAGTGCATTTTTAGTCTTAGAGTAAGCACAAAAGTAGAACGCCCGAGATGGCGCTACTCCGACAATGTTCGGACCGAGGCCTTTGAATAGGGCTCGGGAACCTTCGGTTTGTACGATGTGCTTCAGGCATTGCCAGATCGAGATCGACTGGACCGATGTAGACAGGCCACACTGTGGAATCGCAAGGATCTGTTTTGaaacataaacaaaacaaataaaggGAAACGTTAGTGTTTCCTTGAAGGGTTTGGATGACATgctatttcaaaaatgttcatttcatgaataaaatcaatgatCTTTTACAAAATTGCTAAGCCCTGCGTTTATGAACTAAAAGGATGTATGTCGAGGACTCCGTACTGGTTTGAATCATACAGATAACCTTTGATACTAGCTTGAACCCAATCTGGATTGACGCACAACTTCTTTACAGGCAGTCTAATCAATAAATACCGCTAGGCGCCCTAACTGCTGTAACCGGATTGTATTATAATTACCGCTTCAATAATCATGTAACGCATTGCTTCTAGAACAATGCCACGACAAGGCAACAGCCATCGCCCCACGTCGATGATCCGGTTCAATCCGACACCTAAGCCGGTTAAGATGACCGGAATAAATTCCACCCCGAACTAAAAGGTTATCACTGTTCCAACATTGAAGCCAGTATGCTCTGTTTGTCAAAACAGCGAGAATCACAAAAGCATGGCGCGCGCGTGCGTAACCTCTGAATCTATTTGCATCTTGTGACCGGTTCTTGGATCATTTTATGTGCATTGGGCAGAAAAAAAAAGCACCGGAATACATTAAAATCAGAAGCGCAATATTCTTATCAGAGTTGTCTCGTTTCAGCTTCGTCTAGGTATAATTAGAGATGATGGTGGCTCAAAACCGCTAGGAAAACCGCTTTCGATCCGGTTCTAGGAAGCTCTTGTCGCAATCTTAAATCAACAGCAACTACATTGAAATCAGTATGTGGGGGCTCATTTTGTACAAACTGTACCTGTTCTGACGGGATAATTCAGTTAGGTACAgcaaatgaaatgaaaagttgCTTGATGTGCACTGGAATGTTACTGAAGTTTATCTTATATAAGATCGTTACGGTTAAGAACATATCAACAGGTAAAACACGTAGTATGAAATATAGGATTTTGAAAGGAAAAAGAAACTATTGTGTAAACAGAATTGTGGCTACAGCTTCCGAGAATCGCGGATATATTTTACTCTTTCAAACAATTCATGATTATGATGGGTTTAACTGAGGAAAACTAATGATAGTTAAAAGAAGCAAAGTAAACTCACCGATGGGCGCCGCCGACTGAGAATGGAACTGGGACATACTCGCTGTCTGCTGGAATGGTGATCCGAATTCGTGGCCGCGGTTCTTAGCTGATTATGATGCTGATGGTTTTCGTTGCCAATCCGTTTGCCACGTTCTTCACCCAATCCGGAGGAAATCGTCGCCGTCGCAATACGGGCCGGTAAGCTATGTATAAACGACGCGGACGAACTTTGCAGACGAGTTTTGACCACTTCCAGCGGGCATGTTACTACGGCGCCAGCAGTACCTGCGATACTAAAGTAGAGAGATGGGAAAACTGGTTAGTCATCTCAAGCTACTATATAAGATGTAACGAACttaactattttttattttgaccTTACTGACTTGACTTTGACAAATCATATCAAATGCATCAAACAAGTCAAATAACTAAAGCTAATTTTCTTCTAAAACTtgtatccttcttcttcttcttcttcttattggcattacatctccacactggggcagagcccCATTGATTCTCAATCAATCATCTTTTGTCATATAGTATTCCGCTACCACGCGTACCATCatttgagaagaaaaaaaaccgcACAAAAAAGTAGAAAATCTGAACCAATCTGATTTTCAGTTTCCATCTTCAGCGATATTGCGTAATTCACACATGGGAGTGGATTGGATGCACGCCAGTATCAAAAGCCAAGCAGGATGTTTTGACGAAACGGTCTGCATCCGTTCGTTTGTACAATCAAAGCAGTATCACAATGAATCCGATTTGAGACGAATCGATCAAGGACGCCATCGAGTTTTAAAAATATCGTTGGCACAGACGAACAAATTGTCAAAGGGCTCAATCCACTTCTATCCTAGGAATTTTGCAAGACATGTAAAAgacattttaaatatttgtattcaTTTAAAAACTACATTTAGATTACCACCAAACTAATCTTGAGCGACAATCTCAGGCTTTGGTAAACAATACCTGCGACCGTCATAAATTGACGTCATGATAAGATATGGCTTTCAAAGCTAAACACttcacttggaaaaaaaatctaagagtTCCATTATAGTCGGTAATAGCTGAGCCACTAACACATGGAGCACTAAGCTCGCTATGCGTTAGTAAAAGCTTTCCTATTTTTAGGATGTTAGGATGAGCTGGGATAAGTTATGCAATGATCATTCACTTTCAACTCAAGTGTTTCGTTTATCCCGAAATAAAATTGAGTCTTTTTTGGGATTACAATTAGTTACAACAAACAGCGTGGTTCAACTTGTCCATTATAGTATTAGCTCAATAAATTATAGATCTATATTCGCTGAATAAACCGGTTTACATCTTCTGATGAAATCCCGATTAATAAGCCGAGTGGCATACTTATGTCCTATAAATACATCGCCGTCGtcgtaaattgaccattttaaaTGTACCAGTACCAGACCCGATTCAGCAGCGGAAAAGCAACGTGCGCGAGATAGTGCAATTGATTTACAACTTCTACAATACCGGTTCAATCCCAGAACAAACCGGTATCACCTCATTAAAATAGTGAACTTTCTCCCTATACTACCGGAGCTCAGCGCTACTTTCCAGCGTGACTTGATAACAGTTCTAGCAATAAACAAGCGGTGCGAACGAAAAATCATGGATCGAACAGCCACATTTTCCCATTCTCAATCTGCTGGATCATGTTGTTTGTTCTGCATATATGGCGCGTTGAGATTCGTCGATTGACGCTCGAAGacatggtcctggtggaatcaAGCCCAGACAGACAGCCATTCTCAAGATTGATGATGGCCCCCGGCCGGACCGAGCGATTGCGCAAATTGTcatattttgacagaaatcgcCTGATGAGCGAGCCAGTGTTGGTCCCATCGAAGGCACGTTGTGCTAACTGATAACGTCACCTAAGCGGCGAAAACCAGAACTGGCGCTTTTAATTTTCTGAACCAGAGTCACGTAGGCCATTAATGCAATCAACAAAGTAAGTGTAGCGCGTCGAATCGCTTGTGGTAGTAATGGCGAATGATCGTTCGCACAGTTATCTGTGCTATTCGTCGCAACGCCAACCCTCGCTCCGTCGCGGTTTGTTCGTCGCCGTCGCGGGGATCGTCTCCCCAGTTTGCACGATCATCGTGGTGCGGTGTGCTGATCACGCACCGATCACATGTGCTGATTCAcctttttcctttcctttttttcgctttctgcaAATTTTATAGGTTCCGAGATGCGCCATCGCACATACAAAATGCAACGAACGCGGATGATCCTCGATACTTTGCACTGTTGACAATTTTTGCGGCCTTTTTGCGACGAGCACGACGGCAAAAATGATTCGGAGCTAGTTTAAATGCGATCCATTTTGGTGCACTGATCTGGCAAGTGGTTGTGTCCTTCCACGGCGCTAATTGTGTTACGACGAGCAAAAAATTTACGGCATtttgtttttcgaaaattctcacTTCCTTTTGGCTTAATTTTAGAACGATGTTATGTATGCCATTTTGGCTTATAATGGTCAACAGatagaaattatgaaaaataaattgaaagatACAACGCAAATTACTTGATGCTTGACTAAACTCTTGATCTTCAAGATTATAGGATAAAGAAAAGTAAGAACTCTATCATTATACAATCGATTTCAATGATTACGTCAGTTGCACAGAGTAAAAATTTGCAAACAATAAAACACACAGCTTTATTATCACCATTAGGAAAATAGGCCACGCGCCACACCCGAATGCTAACGTCCTCCGATATGATATTTTAGGATCACCAAATTCATTTCGAGTTTTTGCAGCAATTTATCATCATCACTGCGGTCTCGGACTGGTTTGTTTACTTGCGTTGGTTCTACTTTTATCtcagaaatattttcagaatgGCAAACGAATCGGTTTTATTGCATCGTTTGTGTTCATGAGTTGTGCGAATGATATCTTCGCACAGGGTGCGGTAGTTCGGAGACGGTTTCTTTATCCCCCACCGTGGCTGGTTTCAATTAATTTTTGATGTCATAAACGCAGAGAAAGGATCACATTATGTCAAGGCTGATGGCTAATATGTATTATGATGTTGTACAAtccaatttataaaaaatattgttgaatttGAGTTGAATTTGAATCAAGTTTATGAAAATCTGAAAGAATCGACGTTATTGATTCTTTTTTTCTTACACTGGCGATTTTGAGGCCGGCGGTGAACATCACGACTAAAAGCATGCTGAAAATAACTGAGTTCGATTTACGATTTGGATTCAATACTGTCAGGACTTTCCAGGGATAAAAGTTACCGTCATAGCCATACGAAGCATAATCGATTTGGACTTTCGACGCCACTGGCAGTTTTGATATTATAAACCTCGCACTCATGTGTTCTGAGCACCTGTAGTGGGTTCACAGGGCCAACGAAAAAGATTTTCGTCTTGGCCGGTAGCTCGTTTTAGCCTTGAGCTGGAACTTTTTTATTGAGTTCCTGGGTCtgtctctgctgcgatgtcctgccggaTTCCAGTTTAGCGCGAATTTCGAATCATATCGGTCTTTGGTAGCATCGTCGATGGAGCTCGGCACTTGAGATCCGCACACTGTCAGAACCCCTTTTTTCGAGACATTCAGTAAGACACTCTGCATCTAGCCGGTAGGAAAGGTCACGGTGTCCCAGATACTGCAGAAAACTTTATGCAACATTTGCGCAAAGAGCATGAGGTCAGCTTTTTTGAGCATGTCttctgatatgcgatcgaccacGGGAGCCTTATTTCATGCTTCGGATGGCTGCTTCAATCTCCTGCAATGATGCGGTTTTGGAATCAACGCGAGTAAAGCGTCACGCAATTGGCGACTTATGCCATGATGTTGATAATTGATCGGGCTTCGAAACTTGAAAAAGTTACTCGAGGTGCTCGAACCAACGATTCAGCTGATCAGTTCGGTCGGTGAGTAACTAACCTGTCACGTCTTTAACTGGACTCCGTGGATTCATCCTTGCTTCACTcaggcgtcgtgagatatcgtaaagGAGGCGACCATCGCCAGTAGTTCTACCCTTCGTCGTCCAGGGAGTCCAATATTGTCCAGTATTGTCTTTACTGTCTCGTGCATGAATCGAATTCAAAGAAGTCGAGGTAGGATCGAGGCACTAATGACAATCTTACTGTTAATGacgaaaaatgttttatttttattaatattgTTGAAAAATAGAACACAGGTTCTTTTTACTTTGAAGAGTGTTGAAATTGAATGGAATGGTTCTAACTCATCTTATAGCAAGTAAAGATATTCTACTAAACAAGtttaaacatatttcaaatatttcacatGGGTAAAGTTAGTGCAAAGGATAGATATGAAGAAAGAACTTATACAAAAGTGAGTTTGGAAGCAGGCGGACTGCAATTTCTGGTGGCGATATAAATCGAACAACCATAATTTTCTTAACCATTCTTTTCCATTGCACATAATAAATCCAGAGGAAGAAAAGCACGACAATACTAAAAGATATAATCTCAGGAAGCAAGAACAACGAGAGGATATCTCAATCTACACAATTCCCGTAACAAAAAGTAAGTCGTAATTTGTTTTATCTTATCATAGTAGATTGAAACTGAAGGACAGATCTGACTGGACTTAGGATAACAATGCCTTGCTACTCAGAAAAGTGATAGcgggttgatttttttttctcaacacTCAATGTGCAGAACAATCAAAACGACCACCCCGATTCGCGTGGATAGATAAGATTTCGTAGTACTGCTACAATGAAATTGCAACTCGATTGAATTTTAATTATCTACTTATCAGTGCCAATGTGCAAATTTACGACATTATCATCTCAAGAGTCCCACAAACCGGTTCACCGGAAACCGTTCCAGAACCATGCCGTTCTTGCTTGCCAATCTGGTGCATGAGCTCATTTGCAATTATTGTTACAATTCGTGGTACCTTTATCTCCTTCGCGTGAACCCCCCCAGTTGACGTCAATCACCTTAGCGACCCCGGGCGATAAACCGAAAACCACAAGAACCGTTCTCCGGACCAAAAGATTAAGACTGGACCCGACTCGAAACCCACGGGTCGCCTTAGTGATctctgttgaaattaaaaatatatttcttcGCATCCATAATTGAGTCGAACTCGTGCGATTCGTGATTGCAGCAAAATCATCTCCCAGAAGGCAGGAAAACACAAGCCTCCTTTCGCTGAATATGTGGCGCTGCAGAAGAATAAAAATCCAGCTCTGGACTTGATTGTTCGCAGCTATCGCCATGTTTATTAAAATGCGAAAATTATGAGCGCACTTCGGGTCAATCCAGTGCGATAAGTTCAGTTCGAACCGGTCTGGAAAGATTGGGTTCGTTCGATTCAGTCGCAAATTGCTTCATTGACGTCAACCGTCGTATGCCACCATTAGATAGTAGTCGAAACGACGAAGTATATGCCATCGCATGGTGAGGCGGCAATTACGAAAATAAAGGGCCAGTAGTACAAGCATCTTTCAAAGTATCGACCAAAGTAGTTGTTCGATTTGGTGTTACATTATTCTTAAGAACACAATCTGAATCAAGCTCGATGTTGCGAAAAAGCTCGTTAGATGTAGAAAAATTACTTTTTACCTTCAATTAGAGGATTCGTTCCAATATCATAAGTCGAGCCAGCAGCCAGAGGCTACCCACCTTTAAAGGTTCCAACTCGCAATCCAATAAAAGGCGAACTGGCTGTGAAATTTATCTTACTCATTAGGGTTCAGTGAAACGTGAATACATATCTTAATTCATATCCCCGCAGCGCCATTTGACACTAGGTCCGTATCACGCGCTTTCTTTTGTGCACAATCAGGCACGTTACGGCAGTGAACAGTGATCACACCGAGACGATAATTAGCGCCATATATTGCGGCTTTTCCCGGTGTAAAGAATTTGCATTGTGTACGAAATTTTGCAACAGGGCGCTAACTTTGTTAGCGATTCCATTCTGTGCGACGATTGCTAACGAGCGTGGAGAAGTGCCTTTGCTAACGGAATGCGATGCGACCGAGTGATAATTATTTGACATGGAAATCTACATACAATTGGGCGTTACTTTTTGCGCAGCCGAATCCGGTGCGGATCGGTTGAATATGATCCGAAAATGGGTTCCAAATTGCGCAGTTTGCAAACGATTTTCAAACCGTATCattaatttcttttttcgtttttatAATTTGCTAATAATCCTACACTGACGTGACGAAATATCTTAATCAAATGTACAAATGTATTGAATGTTGATTCATAGTAGCAAATTTGGGTGATGATATTTGGTTATGTTGTGCAATTAAAAAACCAAGAGACCGTATGTACAGAAAGATTTTGATTTAGGAGATCGCAGCAAGCCAAGCGCGGGGATGGTTGCTTTTGAATTTACTGTCACGTTTTTGTTCTTAATCGCAAAGTTAAGCAATAGATTCCATTGGAGACAAAACTTTTTTGTAAGCTTAAGTTTTTTTCTACTCGTTATTAACTTTTACTCAAGTTATACTTGACGAAATGTGTGTAATCGCTGGTGCTGTTTATATACAGAGATGTATGTTGGTACCAGAAAAAATAATTCGCCCTGGATTGTAAAATCCGGTAGTCATTCTAAACGCAGGAActgaaagtatgctcttttgcgggagaatgggactacgcACAAAAGGAGTAATATTGATGCATAAAAAGCATAAGTTTTATACATTTTTCCTGTTTTATGcataaaagttaatcatttgtgAATAAAAGATAGTCATAATTGTGCATACTATTTATTCCTTTCTGTCCGTCTTAAATGAATTTCGGGacctgcagtagagctaacaccttttaattcagaaaaatatattaagctcttttagtggaatgtattcaaccgtctaagacgagttaagtacttaactcgtcttagacggttgacctTTTAATTTctggattaaatctgactgtaatACAGATACCACGGCCGGTCAGATTGGGGTTAGATtgaatacatacatacataaatctgtaaaaagattttaatttaggatttcaatatttcaacCCATTTTGGTTAACTAATTTGTCTTATAATGCTAGTCGAAAACAAATCTACAGTAGTTATGTAAAAGAAAGATGATGGTAATCTACCTCTGAAACTGTTGAAACATTCCGAACAGTCCCACGATATTATCTAACTGCATTAACTGAACCGTTTCAGTTTCTAATTACTATTCTCACATGTCTGTTAATATTGTGAATGTACGCTAACTGAAACAGATTGTCCCTGATGACGAAATAAACGAACGCTTGGCTTTAGGAGGTTTTGCACCGCATTCATTAGATTTCTAAATTTAGAATAGAATTGCCAAAAAGATTCCTAACGAAGGTTGTTTAAGCGCGAATGAGGTCATACAGCTTCCTCACTGCGAGCGTCACTCGAACCCAAACTACTGACGAAAGGTTCACCGTCCGATggtgaaatatttcaattacCCACCACAATTAATTAATGGGTAAATTAGTAACCTTGGAGAAACACATCCATCTCTCTCTCTCTAATATGTGGAGCTTTCCTCCCTGTTAAATGTTTAGTCTATTTAATGAGCTTGCACTTTCGCTGATGGTGGCCTGCATCGAAAATAGTTGCCACCGAGCAACAGCAATAATTATTCCTCCGCCACCGTCGTCATCTTCGTTTTCTTATGAACAAGattgtttgtaaatttatttacaGCAAAGGGCACGGTGATCCACTTTTCTTTCATTGAATCATCCTTCggtgcaatatttttttacatatgAATTCAATTTCCATTGTCCATTCCTGTGCAATTGAGATAAATAAAGGATTTTTCACAAGTGCCGCTGGAGATATTTACTAAAGCCTAAttaaaaatcgcaaaaattCGAAAGTGGCTTAGCATGCTAAgctaaaataaaatgaattgcaGAGCAATGCATCAACGCTAGATAACGCGACATCCATCGGACGGTTTACCTCCCGCCGTATTTCACATTTAGAACCGGACTTTGATATCTGCTGTGGTACCTTATCAGGTGGACTACCCTCCCGGGTTGTATCTATCACGCATTCGGTGAATGATCAGATTGCTGCTGATAATCgtatggaaaaaaaatgcaaacacCCCTCTTTTTGATGATCTCAGGATGTCTTTGATGTCGCACCTGAAGAAGTTTTAAATTGCGTTTTATCAATGATACAAAAAAATTCCACGGCCCGCAATCAAGTATGTCCGATGGTAGCCGTTTACGAAACAGAATCGTGATAAGGCCGTTAGATGCGATTGTCAAGGAGCTTGCGAATTACCTCCCTTGGGGTTATACCTGCTCTGTAACATTTGATCGATGTGGAGATACTGAAAATGACAATCAATCAATGGTTCCGAAATAAGTTTTTAAAAAAGCGCACCCTATCGATTTAACAAAGTGGCGCTCAACCCGTTTGTGCAATAATAAATATCTACGGCTTCCCATGCAGTCACATGGACGGGACGGCTGTTGGCGTTACATGGGCAATGCTCGTTCAGTTCGTAGATTAATTTTTATACTGCCACAGCAAGTATAACTGTCCGATATAGAAATGGATTGTATATcaatatgggacagttatgcttgcggCGACAGCATACTGATTGCTTACATTGGCACGATGAATAACTTTCGTTTTGTTGGTCAACTAGCCAACACAAGTAAATAGGATCAAATCACGATATGTTTGATCGATACTGGCATAGCATTCAGTTCATCTTTTATTAAGGGATTTCTTTTCAAGGTTGTCACCcaacaacttgtttattccaTTTTAGAACTTTTGCACAGACTTGATATCccgaaataaaaatcaaatcaaccacGAAAGCTTCTTCTCGAAAAGAAATGTGGGACCGGGATCCAACGTATCGAAGGCCTTTTATATCAGGACTATTTCGCAATTTGGGCGTACATGATTTTGTATACAAACTGAGTATATGAAATTTATTTTAGAGGAAAGtttttacattttacaaaatcaataaaacaatgtttgttagCATTATGTATAGTTAATTGCAAATTGTGAATGTTTGCAATAATTGTAGATACTGCACAGCTCGgatcatttatttattgatcCTGCACCGCTTTGAACCTTCTGTTTTTGTGCTACGTACTGAATTTCAATTGGCGTATTTTGTAGGCATGACGTAGGCCACCCGTCCTATTTACTTGTCTCCGAGCCAATTACGTATCTATACAATTGGACTATTCCGATTCGAATCCATCTGAAGATGTACACGTCAATTATTTAGCCGGCCGGGTAATTCGAATCATTGCAGTGCAGTAGCAATCCACTTTCTTATCAAGTCGTATTTGCAAGTACCGCGATTGAACCGGTTTCAGAAGAAGCGAACCCGACTAAGTATACCAAACAAGAGccagattattttcaaattaaccGCACGAAACAGATCATGTCCTTTTGATTATCATGAACACATACAGACGAAACGTTCTATCGTAAAAATAGAAATGGCCGTCATGCACTCGAGTCATGATCAATCTTAGCATACAACTAATGAATGTGTTTGTTCTGTGGTGGTCGAACAATTCGCACCAATTGACCTCGCTCCGGTCAGACAGGATGATAGCATGATATTTCTGCGTGGAGGTTGAAACGCTTTTTAACTAAGGTCAATCAGCGCCGTCGATTGGACTCGTGTTATCTAATCGCTCGTGTTCGCGGTTTTTTTTGTATCATTTTATTGATCGCTGCAACCGCAATCCTCGGACTGTGTAACCAGTTTTTATAATCGCGGATCAACGTGGGTCA comes from Armigeres subalbatus isolate Guangzhou_Male chromosome 2, GZ_Asu_2, whole genome shotgun sequence and encodes:
- the LOC134213300 gene encoding mitochondrial carrier protein Rim2 isoform X3; this translates as MSQRDRETFIHLFAGGIAGTAGAVVTCPLEVVKTRLQSSSASFIHSLPARIATATISSGLGEERGKRIGNENHQHHNQLRTAATNSDHHSSRQRVCPSSILSRRRPSILAIPQCGLSTSVQSISIWQCLKHIVQTEGSRALFKGLGPNIVGVAPSRAFYFCAYSKTKNALNTVGIIPANSPLVHIMSASCAGFVSATLTNPIWFVKTRLQLDSNTKLTVTECVKRIYESQGIRGFYKGITASYFGISETVIHFVIYEALKKKLLYVFASLLILTLCAFCTSVSVGGFVFVTIAFTRTPSKTSTSNQSKLNITSESKSIDCLMRSGANFSWRLFFPVWCPECANSQLSLCDWS
- the LOC134213300 gene encoding mitochondrial carrier protein Rim2 isoform X1 — translated: MSQRDRETFIHLFAGGIAGTAGAVVTCPLEVVKTRLQSSSASFIHSLPARIATATISSGLGEERGKRIGNENHQHHNQLRTAATNSDHHSSRQRVCPSSILSRRRPSILAIPQCGLSTSVQSISIWQCLKHIVQTEGSRALFKGLGPNIVGVAPSRAFYFCAYSKTKNALNTVGIIPANSPLVHIMSASCAGFVSATLTNPIWFVKTRLQLDSNTKLTVTECVKRIYESQGIRGFYKGITASYFGISETVIHFVIYEALKKKLNELRDTRPSDNKTSRDFLEFMAAGATSKTIASIVAYPHEVARTRLREEGNKYRSFWQTIYTVWKEEGKAGLYRGLGTQLVRQIPNTAIMMATYEAVVYVLSNEINPTKLIVGN
- the LOC134213300 gene encoding mitochondrial carrier protein Rim2 isoform X2, with translation MLRNTSSEFSSATSFTIAGTAGAVVTCPLEVVKTRLQSSSASFIHSLPARIATATISSGLGEERGKRIGNENHQHHNQLRTAATNSDHHSSRQRVCPSSILSRRRPSILAIPQCGLSTSVQSISIWQCLKHIVQTEGSRALFKGLGPNIVGVAPSRAFYFCAYSKTKNALNTVGIIPANSPLVHIMSASCAGFVSATLTNPIWFVKTRLQLDSNTKLTVTECVKRIYESQGIRGFYKGITASYFGISETVIHFVIYEALKKKLNELRDTRPSDNKTSRDFLEFMAAGATSKTIASIVAYPHEVARTRLREEGNKYRSFWQTIYTVWKEEGKAGLYRGLGTQLVRQIPNTAIMMATYEAVVYVLSNEINPTKLIVGN